The following DNA comes from Salvelinus sp. IW2-2015 unplaced genomic scaffold, ASM291031v2 Un_scaffold1809, whole genome shotgun sequence.
TGACTTTACATGTCAACTGGTTTGTCCGTTACAGATTCTGAGAACTACTTAATGACAATGTCTGTAAAGTAGAAACAGAAAAGGTATGGATATATAATTGAATGTACTACAATGATGATGACTACTGATTTTAATTcactgtaaattaaaaaaaaatctgatattgacaagatcagagatgtactgtatgtaacaaatcaaatttaaaaaatgaatgcacAAAGAAAGGATTTGAATGAAGGACTGGGTGCCAtacaagtgttaccagtttggagttttgtttAAAGAGTTTAAGAGCCAAAgaaatacataaaacatacatAAAACTCCTGTATCCAAATTTGTTTTTGACAATAACAAATAAAACCAAAATAGGGACTAGAATGCAGAAACAAACAGTCACCAAGAGACATGTATAATCATTCCAATACATATTATCTATACTCTCAATACGTCCTCTTGCTGTCTCGCcccctcccttccatctctctgtcaGACATCTCCCCCCCGGTCCTTCCTAGGGGCCCATGACAGTCTCCTGGAGCTCCAGGCTGAGAGGGGGAGGCCATGGAGAGAACGCCCCATTGCCGAGGCTCTCCCCCTGGGTAGGCTGCTGCTCTGCAGGCCCCCTCCGGCTGACCGTACGGAGCTCACAGTCTTACTGAGCCAGCTGTTCCTAGCTGCCTGGAGATCACGTTGCAGCACCCCCTTCTGGTGTTCCAGCTCCTACACAGgggacaacacaacacatcatatATCACTATGGAGTGTGTACTGTGCACAAAAAAGTGTGTACCGTGCATTAAGGAGTGTGTACTATGAACTATGTACTGGGAACATGTACACTATGAAGTGTGTAGTGTGCACTATGAAGTGTGTAGTGTGCTCTGAGCTGACCTGGATATTGCACTTGGCCTCCACCATCTGTAGTTTAGTTTGGGCCAGCTCCTTCTCCAGCTCTGTGACCTGGCCACTCAGACACACCTTCTCCTGGTCTTGTTCCCTGGTACCAGTCGTCTGCTGGTCTGGTTCTGTTTCCTGGTCTCTCTGCTGGCCTGGTTCTCTGGTGCTGATACTTCTCTGGTACGGGGCTGTGGAACCGAAGCCTTCCATAACAGTAGAATCTAGAGCCTGCCGGCAGCGAGAACACGCCAGCACAGCATtctaagagagggaggagaggggtgggaggggtTTGACGAGAGAGTGCAAAAGTGTTTTATTATGAACATGCAGAGTGAGGGGTGATATCCATACAGAACAAATTACATCATCAAACTGTGTGATTGTCAAACTGTGACATCATCAGACGGTGCCATATTCCCCCTCACCCTGAGTTTGTCAAGGTCCTCTCTGTGGGCCGCCTGCTGCCTCTCCACCCGACTGGTCAGCTGGGAACAGATCTGACAGACAGAGGAACAACATAGCATtaggatgtgtggtgtgtgtggtgtgtgtgttggtgtgtggtgtgtgtgtgtggtgtgtgtgtgtgtgtgtgtgtgtgtgtgtgtgtgtgtgtgtgtgtgtgtgtgtgtgtgtgtgtgtgtgtgtgtgtgtgtgtgtgtgtgtgtgttgtgtgtggtgtgtgtgtgtgtgtgtgtgtgtgtgtgtgtgtgtgtgtgtgtgtgtgtgtgtgtgtgtgtgcgtgcgtggcgtgcttgcggtttgtggtgtgtgtgtgtgctgtacctGTTTGTAGTCTGAGATGATGCCTGAGCTCCTTTTCACCTCTGGTTCAGCCTTGTCCAGCTTGTCTTAACACCTCCTTCAACTGTGAAATGGTAATACATGTCCATCACAGtaataaataatttaatgtttCATTATTACCATAAATAAATTCTATAATACGTAtacataaataatacaatattacattatatcaaaaaaatatatatacattattacCATAAATAGAATATAATATACATTATACCATAAATAGATTATAATATGACATTATTACCATAAATAGAATATAATATTACATTATACCTAAATATAATATTACATTATTACCATACATAGAATAACAATATTACAGTATTACCATAAATATAATATTACATTATTACCATAAATAGAAATAAAATTACATTATTACCATAAATAGAACATAATATTACAGTATTACCATAACAGAATATAATATTACATTGTTACCATAAATAGAAACATAATATTACATTATTACCATAAATAGAATATAAATTACATTATTACCATAAATAGAAATATAATATTACATTATTACCATAAATAGAATACAATATTACATTATTACcataaacagatataatattacATCGAAGTATGGAAACATAAAGAACGGATGGATAGAATAGAAGAGATTACCTGAgcagcctcctcctccttccctctcttctcttcctctgcgTTCTTTAATCTCTTTCTGGTCTTCAGCAGCTCTTTTAGTCGCTCATCCACTCTGTCCTCCGCCTGTAGGCCACCAACACACTcagaagtctgtctgtctgtctgtctgtctgtcgtctgtctgtctgctgtctgtctgtctgtctgtctgtctgtctgtctgtctgtctgtctgtctgtctgtctgttgtctgtctgtctgcctgcctgtctgcctgtctgctgtctgcctgcctgcctgcctgcctgcctgcctgcctgcctgccgtgcctgcctgcctgtctgctgcctgtctgtctgtctgtctgtctgtctgtctgtctgtctggtctgtctcttctgtctgtctggaggtAGGGGCAGGTAGTTCTAGGAGGAGGGCTAGGTAGTATCTAGGAGGGGGATAGGTAGTATCCAGGGTAGTATCTAGGAGGTAGGGTCTAGGGTAGTATCTAGGAGGTAGGGCTAGGTAGTACTAGGGTAGTATCTAGGAGGTAGGGGCTAGGTAGTATCTAGAGTAGTATCTAgaggtaggggttagggtagtaTCTAGGGTAGTATCTAGGTAGTATCTAGATGTAGTATCTTAGGGTAGTATCTAGGAGGTAGGGCTAGGGTAGTATCTAGGGTAGTATCTTTAGGAGGTAGGGGCTAGGGTAGATATCTAGGGTAGTATCTAGGTAGTATCTAGAGGTAGGGTAGGGTAGTATCTAGGGTAGTATCTAGGAGGTGAGTATCTAGGAGGTAGGGCTAGAGAATACAAAGAAAAGTAAGAAAGATTGAGgaggaaagaagaaaagagagaggcataaagagagaaaataagaataaactaaaagagagggaaaagagaagaaaaaagaggGAAAGACAGGAGAATGAAGAGGTAAGAAAAGAAAAGGATCGAGGGAAGGAAGATACGAAAAGACAAAGGAAGAGAgcggaaagaaagagaaaagaagagtaAGAATAgagaagagataggagagaaaaaagaaaaaagatagcaaagagagagaagaaaaaaagaagaagataaaAACGAAGAATAACAAAAGAGAAGAAATATAAAAAGAGGCAGATACATACGAGAGGAAAAAAAGAAGAGTAAGATTACATTACATTCTAAGAAAAAATGGTGCTCTATAGAACATGAAACAGTTGTCTCAGCTGTCCAATAGGAAGAAAgcctttgaagaacactttttgtccaggtagaaccctttggttCCATGTGAAAACCCTTTTTCATCaatgttctacatggaacccaaaatattcTTACTGGAACCAAATAGGTgttgtcctatggggacagccgaaacaACCCTTTtagaaccttttttctaagagtgtaagaaaaaatgttattttcataGGAAAGGGTAATAGGTAGGCGGAGTGCCTACAGCTAGAGGGCTGCAGGAGTGCTTAGGAGTTACGGGGCTAAGGAGGAGTGACTAGGAGCTAGGGGGAATAGGGGAGTGACTAGGAGCTAGGGAATAGGGGGAGTGACTAGGAGCTAGGGGAAATGGAGTAACTGATGTGGATGATGGTAATTTGTTATATGATGTTGGTGACTAGAGCTAGGGGGAATAGGGAGTGACTAAGAAGGGGTAGGGGCGTGATGTGGGGTGATGTGGGGTGATGTGGGTTGATTGGGGTGATGTCGGGTACGGGTGTACCTGGTCCAGGTCGGTCCAGGGAGATCTTGCTGGTGATCAGTCTGTGGGCCAGACATCATTCTCCTGCTCCAGACGCAGACTGGCCTGCTGCAGCTGAACGGTTCTCCCTCTGCAGGAACACACAGAACAGGAAAGACAAAGTCAGGTTCTACCTCCATAGAATGCACAGGACATGAAACACAGTCAGGTTCTCCCTATAGATTGCTATAGAACGTGGAACCACACATTCCGGTGGGtttggggtagagagagagagtgctggtTTTGGGTGTAAGGGGGAGGGGTGCATGGCGATACTGACTATTTTAGGTGGGGAGGGAGTAGCGATAGTGGGTGGGGTTCTGCTGTATTGTGGGTGGGGTGGAGATTGTGGGCAGGAGGGAGGGGTTAGGTTTAATACGTATCAAAGTGCTAACGGTTTGGTCCTACCTGGTGTTTGTCTATGTGGTCATCCTGTTGTTGTGGCTGGTTCTCTCTCAGCGTAGCCTTCTTACTGGGAACCTGTAGAACAACAACAGTCAAGGTTGAGTGAGAGAACGGTCCAAAAGCTCAGCATACATAAAAAACAGCCAGGTTTGATTGAGAGAAAGTTATATCACACAAACAGAGATGGAgtcattggaaagaatttacaaaaaaaacagagcaaactagtatgctatttggccctaaacagagagtacacagtggcagaatacctgaccactgtgactgacccaaaattaaggaaatctttgactatgtacagactcaatgagcatagccttgctattgagaaaggccaccgaaRgcagatctggctctcaagaCAAGACAgaatatgtgcacactgcccacaaaatgaggtgataactgagctgcacttcctaacctcctgccaaatgtatgacaaaattagagacacatatttccctcagattacacagacccataaagaattagaaaacaaatccaattttgagaaactcccatatctactgggtgaaataccacagtgtgccatcaccgcagcaaaaagggcaaccagtgaagaacaaacactattgtaaatacaacccatatttatgtttatttattttcccttttgtacttgaactatttgcacatcattacaacactgtatatatacataatatgacattttaaatgtctttattattttgtaatttttgtaagtgtaatgtttactgttaattttttattgtttatttcacttttgtttattatctatttcacttgctttggtaatgttaagatacagttgaagtcggaagtttacatacacttaggttggagtcattaaaacttgtttttccaccactccacaaatttcttgttaactacagttttggcaagtcggttaggacatctactttgtgcatgacacaagtcattttcccaacaattgtttacagacagattatttcacatataattcactgtatcacaattccagtgggtcagaagtttacatacactaagttgactgtgcctttaaacggcatggaaaagtccagaaaattatgtcatggctttagaagcttctgataggctaatttacataatttgagtcaattggaggtgtacctgtggatgtatttcaaggcctacctttaaactcagtgcctctttgcttgacatcatgggaaaatcaaaagaaatcagccaaaacctcaccATCTCCACTGCTCTAAAGACCAGATCATATTCAACAAGGACAGGGTTACTAAGCATTGGCACAGATGTAAGTTGAACTTCTTGTATCTTTTTACGGAGGTACTGTTACATGTGAAACTTTCTTCCGTGTGTTCAACatgtgctctcctctctctcctcatacatACTTCTCTcatatcttctcctctttctctcctttttctctctctctctttccaaatctctctctctctctctctctcttctctctctcctccctctcctctctcatactctctctctctctctcttctctctctctcaattcaaattttTTCAACTGGAGGGGGCCCTTTATtggggcatgggaaacatacagttgaagtcggacgttatcataaccttagccaaatacatttaaactcagtttcaccaTTGCTGGACATTTAATTCtaagtaacaattccctgtcttttaggtcagttaggatcgccactttattttaagcaatgtgaaatgtcagaatataatagagataaggatttatttcagctattattctTTCATTACATTTCCCAAGTTGGGTTCAGAAGTTTTCTACAGTAACACTCAAATTAGtagttggtagcattgtctttaaattgtttaacttgggtaaaatggTTTTCTGGTTAGCCttcccaagcttcccacaataagttgggtgaattttagcccattccctctgacagagctggtgtacatGAGTCAGGgtttttgtaggcctcctttgccTCGGCAACCGCTTTTTAAGTtccgcccacaaattttctacaggatttgaggtagggtttgtgatggccatccaatccttgactttgtttgtcttaagccattttgcccccaACTTGGAAGTAGCTTTGGGGTTCATTGTCAtttggaaagacccatttgcaaaccaatcttaacttcctgtctgatgtttgagactgttgcttcaatatatcacataattctCCGTCCTCCATGATGCATCCTATTTTTATGAAGTGACCCAGTCCTCCTCGCAGCAAGCCCGCACAAATGAATGCTGCACCCCGGTCgtcggtgggatggtgttcttcggcgcCTTTTCCCTCCAAAACATATGATTGGtccatatggccaaacagttccatttttgttttcatcagacagcaggtaattctccaaaaagtatgaactTTGGTCCCATTGCAGTTTTGCAAACATAAGTCTGGCcccctttttatggcggtttggagcagtggcttctttccttgCCTGAGCGGTCCTAATAcaggtatgtcgatatagacaAACGCTTATTAGACGCGCAACTAGCTATCTCTTGTCACCTGTTTATCacaatcttcacaaggtcatttgcctGTTGTTTTCTGGAATTGATTTCCACTTTTCGGCaccaagtacattcatctcaTCACAGAAAGAACGTGTCTTCCTCCTTGACGGGTAAACTGAACGGCGGTCcaatggtgttttatacttggtGTACTATGCTtaccgatgaacgtggtaccttcaggcatttgaaaattggctcccaaggataaccagactttgtggaggtctacattgttTTCTGNNNNNNNNNNNNNNNNNNNNNNNNNNNNNNNNNNNNNNNNNNNNNNNNNNNNNNNNNNNNNNNNNNNNNNNNNNNNNNNNNNNNNNNNNNNNNNNNNNNNNNNNNNNNNNNNNNNNNNNNNNNNNNNNNNNNNNNNNNNNNNNNNNNNNNNNNNNNNNNNNNNNNNNNNNNNNNNNNNNNNNNNNNNNNNNNNNNNNNNNNNNNNNNNNNNNNNNNNNNNNNNNNNNNNNNNNNNNNNNNNNNNNNNNNNNNNNNNNNNNNNNNNNNNNNNNNNNNNNNNNNNNNNNNNNNNNNNNNNNNNNNNNNNNNNNNNNNNNNNNNNNNNNNNNNNNNNNNNNNNNNNNNNNNNNNNNNNNNNNNNNNNNNNNNNNNNNNNNNNNNNNNNNNNNNNNNNNNNNNNNNNNNNNNNNNNNNNNNNNNNNNNNNNNNNNNNNNNNNNNNNNNNNNNNNNNNNNNNNNNNNNNNNNNNNNNNNNNNNNNNNNNNNNNNNNNNNNNNNNNNNNNNNNNNNNNNNNNNNNNNNNNNNNNNNNNNNNNNNNNNNNNNNNNNNNNNNNNNNNNNNNNNNNNNNNNNNNNNNNNNNNNNNNNNNNNNNNNNNNNNNNNNNNNNNNNNNNNNNNNNNNNNNNNNNNNNNNNNNNNNNNNNNNNNNNNNNNNNNNNNNNNNNNNNNNNNNNNNNNNNNNNNNNNNNNNNNNNNNNNNNNNNNNNNNNNNNNNNNNNNNNNNNNNNNNNNNNNNNNNNNNNNNNNNNNNNNNNNNNNNNNNNNNNNNNNNNNNNNNNNNNNNNNNNNNNNNNNNNNNNNNNNNNNNNNNNNNNNNNNNNNNNNNNNNNNNNNNNNNNNNNNNNNNNNNNNNNNNNNNNNNNNNNNNNNNNNNNNNNNNNNNNNNNNNNNNNNNNNNNNNNNNNNNNNNNNNNNNNNNNNNNNNNNNNNNNNNNNNNNNNNNNNNNNNNNNNNNNNNNNNNNNNNNNNNNNNNNNNNNNNNNNNNNNNNNNNNNNNNNNNNNNNNNNNNNNNNNNNNNNNNNNNNNNNNNNNNNNNNNNNNNNNNNNNNNNNNNNNNNNNNNNNNNNNNNNNNNNNNNNNNNNNNNNNNNNNNNNNNNNNNNNNNNNNNNNNNNNNNNNNNNNNNNNNNNNNNNNNNNNNNNNNNNNNNNNNNNNNNNNNNNNNNNNNNNNNNNNNNNNNNNNNNNNNNNNNNNNNNNNNNNNNNNNNNNNNNNNNNNNNNNNNNNNNNNNNNNNNNNNNNNNNNNNNNNNNNNNNNNNNNNNNNNNNNNNNNNNNNNNNNNNNNNNNNNNNNNNNNNNNNNNNNNNNNNNNNNNNNNNNNNNNNNNNNNNNNNNNNNNNNNNNNNNNNNNNNNNNNNNNNNNNNNNNNNNNNNNNNNNNNNNNNNNNNNNNNNNNNNNNNNNNNNNNNNNNNNNNNNNNNNNNNNNNNNNNNNNNNNNNNNNNNNNNNNNNNNNNNNNNNNNNNNNNNNNNNNNNNNNNNNNNNNNNNNNNNNNNNNNNNNNNNNNNNNNNNNNNNNNNNNNNNNNNNNNNNNNNNNNNNNNNNNNNNNNNNNNNNNNNNNNNNNNNNNNNNNNNNNNNNNNNNNNNNNNNNNNNNNNNNNNNNNNNNNNACCCGAGAGAGATGCTGTTGGTTTCAGTTCTGGTGTGGTGTGGGAGTTGAGGTCTTTGTTCTGAACCGGTGATGTTTTATGTGGCCTGTTGGTTTCAAGTTCTGGTGTGGTGTGGGAGTTGAGTCTGTTCTGAACGGTGATGTTTTATGTGCCTGTTGGTTTAGTTCTGGTTGTGGTGTGGGAGATGAGGGTGCTTGTTTCTGAACCGGTGATGTTTTATGTGCCTGTTGGTTTCATCTCTGGTGTGGTTGTGGGAGTTGAAGGTCTTGTTCTGAGCGGTGATGTTTTATGTCTGTTGGTTTTCAGTCTGGTGTGGTGTGGGAGATGAGGTTTGTTCTGAAGGTGATGGTTTATGTGCCTGTTGGTTTTCAGTTCTGGTGTGGTGTGGGAGATTGAGGTCTTGTTTCTGAATCGGTGAAAAGTTTTTATGTGGCTGTTTGGTTTCAGTTCTGGTGTGGTGTGGGAGTTGTGGTCTTGGGTTCTGAACGGTGATTTTTATGTGGCCTGTTTGGTTTCAGTtctggtggtggtgtgggagATGAGGCTAAGAACCGTGGAAGTCTTTCAACCAGAGGAATGGGCTGTTGGAGAAGGCCTACAGAAACACTGGCTGGAGGCACACTCTGAGCCCGGCTGGGTCAAACTGGAGACCAACTTAGAGTATGACATCACAATCGGTGAGGGAGAGTTGCTACGGTGATTGGCAGCCGAGAGAAGCGATTTTGTAATTGTTCAGGCCCAGGGAACAACCGGCGCATTTTGGCCACAAGGCAGCCATTTTATTTTTTAGAGGTCATTACGGCCAACGAGGCGGGTCATCGACTGAACGTTTGATTCTGGCTGAGCCCAGTTTTTATCACACTGATCGGATTTAGCAAGAACAGACAGTTTTGTTAACGTGGTACAAATCTATAGGACTATTCTAGCACTGGAGATGTCTGGAACCAAACAATCTGATGTTTTATTAGAGATGTCTAGAACCAACCATCTGATCTGTTTTATTAAGAGATGTCTAGAACAACCATCGTGATGTTTTATTAGAGATGTCTAGAACCCAAAACCATCTGACCTGTTTTATATTAAGAGAATGTCTAGACCAAACCATCTGATCTGTTTTATTAGAGATGTCTAGAACCAACCAACATCTGATTTATTGGATGATGTTCTAGAACCAAACCATCTGATCTGTTTTTAATTAGAGATGTCTGACCAAACCAACATCTCTCTGTTTTATTAGAGATGTCTAGAACCCAAACCATCTGATTTCTTGGAGATGTCTAGGAACCCACCATCTGATCTGTTTTTTTAATTAGCGATGTTCTAGAACCAAACCATCTGACTCGGTTCTTAAATTAGAGATGTCTAGAACCAAACCATCTGATCTGTTTTTAATTAGAGATGTTAGAACCCAAACCATCGGAGTAGCAGGAACGGGCGGGATGCGGAGTAGGGAGCGCGGAGTAGAGGAAACGCGGAGTAGGGGAAACAACATGGATGTGAAATATTTACTTCTTTACTCTATCAGGTGAACTTTGAAGGTTCCCATGGTGATGCGCTCAGCCCTTTTTTCCAGTAAATCAGGAGGAACTCCTGTCTGGGATTCACAGTGGAGTTTTAAAAACAGTCACTCATAGAGAAGTTCTCCGGGCCAGCTAGCACTGGCTACAGGTTAACACCCTAACCTACATATACTACACACTTAACCCTAAACTACACACTAACCCCTAAACCTCACCTAAATAACCCTAAACCTACCCCCTAACCCTACACCTAACCCTAGTTAAACAGTCACCTCATCAAAGAGAGTTCGGGCCCCAGCTAACTGGTACACGGTAAACACCTATCTACATATACTACACACTAAACGCTAAACCTACACAGCAGCTAAACCTACACCCTAGACACTAACCCTAAacacaccctaacccctacaccctaaccatAGTTTAAACCAGTCACCTCATTCAGAGAGCTTCCGGGCCCAGTACACTGGCTACAGGTAAACACGCCTACCCCTAACACCTACACGCCTACACCCTAACCTCTACACCtaaccctacaccctaacccctcCATATACTACACACTAACCCTTAATACTAGAGATACGCGTGTGTTTTCCAGGTATCTCTGGTGATATTTAAACCCTTGTCTTTTACGCCGTGTGTTTCCAGTACTCTGGTGATATTAAACTTGTCCCTATAGACGACGTGTGTTCAGGTATCTCTGGTGATATTAAACCTTGTCTTTACGGCGTGTGTTCCAGGTATCTCTGGTGATATTAAACCTTGTTTCTTTAGTGTGTGTTCGGTATCCTCTGGTGATATTAAACCTTGGTTTTACGTCGTGTGTTTCCAGGTATCTCTGGTGATATTAACCCTTGTCTTTCGGTGTGTGTTTCGGCAGGTTATCTCTGGTGATATTTACCCTTGTCTTTACGAAGTGTTGTTCAGGTATCTCTGGTGATATTTACCCTTGTTTTACGGTGGGTGGTGTTCCAGGTTATCTTGGTGATATTAAAGCCTTTTGTCTTTACGGCGTGTGGGTTTCCAGGTTATCTCTGGTGATATTAAACCCTTGTCTTTACGGTGTGTGTTCCAGGTATCTCTGGGTGAATATTAAACCCTTTTTGTCTTTCCGGCGTGGTGTTCGTCAGGTAATCTCTGGTGATATAACCCTTGTCTATACGGCGTGTGTTCCAGGTATTCTGGTGATATTAAAACCCGTGTATTTACAGCGTTGTTCATGGTATCTCTGGTGATATTAACTCCTGTCTTTACGGCGTGTGTTCGAGGTATCTCTGGTGATATTAAACCCTTGTCTTTACGGTGTGTGTTCCAGGTATCTCTGGTGATATTAAACCCTTGTCTTTACGGCGTGTGTTCCAGGTATGCTCTGGTGATATTTAACCGCGTGTTATTTACGGCGTGTTTCAGTATCTCGGTGAATCATCAACCTTGCTTTACGGTGTGTGGTTCCAGGTATCCGGTGATATTAAACCCTTGTCTTTACGGCGTGTGTTCGAGGTTCTGGTGATATTAAACCCGTGTCTTTACGGCGTGTGTTCAGGTATCTCTGGTGGATATTAAACCCTTGTCTTTACGGCGTGGTGTTCCAGTATCTCTGGTGATATTTAACCTTGTCTTACGGCGTGTGTTCCCAGGTATCTCTGGTGATATTAAACCCTTGTCCTTTACGGCGTGTGTTCAGGTATCTCTGGTGATATTTAACCTTGTTCTTTCGGCATGTGTTCAGGTATCTCTTGGTGATATTAAAGCCTTGTCCTTTTACGGCGTGTGTTCCAGGTATTCTGGTGATATTTAACCCTTGTCTTTACGGCGTGTGTTCCAGGTATCGTCTGGTGATTATTTAACCTTGTCCTTTTACGGCATGTGTTCCAGGTTCTCTGGTGATTATTAACTTGTTCTTTACGGCATGTGTTCCAGGTATCTCTGGTGATATTCAACCTTGTCTTTAACGGCGTGTGTTTCAGGTATCTCTGTGATATTTAGGGCTTGTCTTTCCGGCGTGTGTTCCAGGTATCTCCTGGTGATATTAAACCCTTGTCCTGTGTGTTCCAGGCTATCTCTGgtgatatttaaccctttgtcTTTAGCGCGTGTGTTCCAGGTCATCTCTGGTTATATTAAAACCCTTGTCTTTACGGTGTGTGTTCCAAGGTCGTCTGGTGATATTAAACTCCCTTGTCTTTTAACGGGCGTGTGTCAGGTATCTCTGGTGCTATTAAACCGCTTGTCTTTACGGGTGTGTTCAGGTATCTCTGGTGATATTAAACTTTCTTTACGGGTGTGTTCCAGGTATTCTGGGTGATATTAAACCTTGTCTGG
Coding sequences within:
- the LOC139024713 gene encoding LOW QUALITY PROTEIN: rab GTPase-activating protein 1-like (The sequence of the model RefSeq protein was modified relative to this genomic sequence to represent the inferred CDS: inserted 3 bases in 2 codons; deleted 1 base in 1 codon), which gives rise to MPEGTTFIAFGPFSHSTLTVVVLQVPSKKATLRENQPQQQDDHIDKHQRENRQLQQASLRLEQENDXLAHRLITSKISLDRPGPGTPDRVDERLKELLKTRKRLKNAEEEKRGKEEEAAQLKEVLRXKLDKAEPEVKRSSGIISDYKQICSQLTSRVERQQAAHREDLDKLRNAVLACSRCRQALDSTVMEGFGSTAPYQRSISTREPGQQRDQETEPDQQTTGTREQDQEKVCLSGQVTELEKELAQTKLQMVEAKCNIQELEHQKGVLQRDLQAARNSWLSKTVSSVRSAGGGLQSSSLPRGRASAMGRSLHGLPLSAWSSRRLSWAPRKDRGGDV